The following coding sequences are from one Ammoniphilus sp. CFH 90114 window:
- the rpoC gene encoding DNA-directed RNA polymerase subunit beta', producing MLDVNNFEYMKIGLASPEKIRSWSFGEVKKPETINYRTLKPEKEGLFCEKIFGPTKDWECHCGKYKRVRYKGVVCDRCGVEVTRAKVRRERMAHIELAAPVSHIWYFKGIPSRMGLVLDMSPRSLEEVIYFASYVVIDAGDTPLDRKQLLSEKEYRNYREKYGNSFTAGMGAESIKRLLAQIDLDKEVVQLKEELNSAQGQRRSRIIKRLEVLESFRASGNKPEWMVLEVLPVIPPELRPMVQLDGGRFATSDLNDLYRRVINRNNRLKRLLDLGAPDIIVQNEKRMLQEAVDALIDNGRRGRPVTGPGNRPLKSLSHMLKGKQGRFRQNLLGKRVDYSGRSVIVVGPNLRMYQCGLPKEMALELFKPFVMKELVSKGLAHNIKSAKRKVERVHPEIWDVLEEVIKEHPVLLNRAPTLHRLGIQAFEPILVEGRAIRLHPLVCTAYNADFDGDQMAVHVPLSAEAQAEARLLMLAAHNILNPKDGKPVVTPSQDMVLGSYYLTIERVGSKGEGQVFHSPNAAIHAYQNGLISLHARVAVPAKTLGKTSFTPQQEQALIVTTTGKIIFNEIFPPDMPFINEPTKGNLQVGTPDRYFVFDKGASVKEFIDTQLAKEQEAVKKGFLGTIIGEVFRRFGTTQTTVMLDRVKDLGFTYSTKAGLTVAVADIKTPEEKKRIIAAAEERVQTIMHQYRRGLITEDERYDRVISVWSKAKDEVTEVLMSSLDKFNSIYMMANSGARGNVSQITQLAGMRGLMANPSGRIIELPIKSNFREGLTVLEYFISTHGARKGLADTALRTADSGYLTRRLVDVAQDVIVREIDCGTDKGLKVSPIVDGKNKIEDLYDRINGRISFATVRHPETGEIIIKKNELITEEIADILANQIDVESVHIRTVLTCRTQHGVCKRCYGRNLATGQDVEIGEAVGIIAAQSIGEPGTQLTMRTFHTGGVAGDDITQGLPRIQELFEARNPKGQATITEFDGEVIDVRDTKDRREIEVKGHAESKVYQIPFGSRLKVTPGVKLQAGDELTEGSIDPKEMLRIKGLRGVQYYILQEVQKVYRMQGVEINDKHVEVMIRQMLRKIRIIDSGTTDLLPGSYVDIHEYEDANRKVFRDGGEPAVARPVLLGITKASLETESFLSAASFQETTRVLTDAAIKGKVDRLLGLKENVIIGKLIPAGTGMSRYRNTRLMNDQEQGEETLADNPDAKEIVTVE from the coding sequence TTGTTAGATGTGAACAATTTTGAGTATATGAAAATCGGCTTAGCTTCACCTGAAAAAATCAGATCTTGGTCTTTCGGAGAGGTTAAGAAGCCTGAAACGATTAACTATAGAACGCTAAAGCCGGAGAAAGAAGGTCTATTCTGCGAAAAGATCTTCGGTCCTACGAAAGACTGGGAATGTCACTGCGGTAAGTACAAGCGCGTACGTTACAAGGGCGTAGTTTGTGACCGTTGTGGGGTTGAAGTCACGAGGGCAAAGGTTCGCCGCGAGCGGATGGCTCATATTGAGCTAGCCGCTCCGGTTTCACATATCTGGTATTTCAAAGGAATTCCTAGCCGGATGGGACTTGTATTAGATATGTCTCCACGTTCTCTAGAAGAAGTCATTTACTTTGCTTCTTATGTAGTAATTGATGCTGGGGATACACCACTTGACAGAAAACAGCTTCTTTCCGAAAAAGAATATCGTAACTATCGCGAGAAGTACGGTAATTCCTTTACCGCGGGTATGGGTGCTGAATCGATTAAGAGACTTCTTGCACAAATCGATTTGGACAAAGAAGTGGTTCAGTTAAAGGAAGAGTTGAACTCTGCTCAAGGTCAGCGCAGATCTAGAATCATCAAGCGATTGGAAGTTCTAGAGTCCTTCCGTGCTTCTGGCAATAAGCCAGAGTGGATGGTACTTGAAGTCCTTCCTGTTATTCCACCAGAGCTTCGTCCTATGGTACAGCTCGATGGAGGTAGGTTTGCTACTTCTGACTTGAACGATCTCTATCGTCGTGTCATTAACAGAAATAATCGGTTGAAGCGTCTTCTTGATCTGGGTGCGCCAGATATTATCGTTCAAAATGAAAAGCGTATGCTGCAAGAAGCAGTAGATGCTCTAATCGATAATGGACGTCGTGGTCGTCCAGTGACCGGCCCAGGAAATCGCCCATTGAAGTCCTTGAGTCATATGCTTAAAGGAAAGCAAGGTCGTTTCCGTCAAAACTTGCTTGGTAAGCGTGTTGACTATTCTGGTCGTTCGGTTATCGTTGTAGGGCCGAATCTAAGAATGTACCAATGCGGATTACCGAAGGAAATGGCTCTAGAGCTATTTAAGCCTTTTGTAATGAAAGAATTGGTGAGCAAGGGTCTTGCTCATAACATTAAGAGTGCAAAGCGTAAAGTAGAACGCGTTCACCCAGAGATTTGGGATGTTCTTGAGGAAGTCATTAAGGAGCATCCAGTTCTATTGAACCGTGCCCCTACTTTGCACAGACTAGGGATCCAGGCGTTCGAGCCGATCCTTGTTGAAGGTCGCGCGATTCGTCTTCACCCGCTGGTATGTACAGCTTATAATGCTGACTTCGACGGAGACCAAATGGCGGTTCACGTTCCGCTTTCTGCTGAAGCACAAGCAGAAGCTCGTCTTCTCATGTTGGCAGCTCATAATATCTTGAACCCTAAGGATGGTAAGCCAGTTGTAACTCCATCTCAGGATATGGTTCTAGGAAGTTATTATCTAACCATTGAGAGAGTAGGATCTAAAGGGGAAGGTCAAGTATTCCATTCTCCTAATGCAGCAATCCATGCTTACCAAAACGGATTAATTTCCTTACATGCTCGCGTAGCCGTTCCAGCGAAAACATTAGGAAAGACCTCCTTTACTCCACAACAGGAGCAGGCTTTAATTGTTACAACAACAGGGAAAATCATCTTTAACGAAATCTTCCCTCCTGATATGCCATTTATCAATGAACCGACGAAAGGCAACCTACAAGTAGGTACACCTGATCGTTACTTTGTTTTCGATAAGGGAGCAAGTGTCAAAGAATTCATTGATACTCAATTAGCAAAAGAACAGGAAGCTGTTAAGAAAGGTTTCCTTGGAACGATTATCGGAGAAGTATTCCGTCGTTTCGGAACAACGCAAACGACAGTCATGCTAGACCGAGTAAAGGATCTTGGTTTTACCTACTCTACTAAGGCTGGTTTAACAGTAGCGGTAGCGGACATCAAGACACCTGAAGAGAAGAAGAGAATTATTGCTGCCGCAGAAGAAAGAGTTCAAACGATCATGCATCAATATCGCCGAGGTTTGATTACGGAAGACGAGCGATATGATCGCGTTATTAGCGTATGGAGTAAAGCGAAGGACGAAGTAACAGAAGTTCTCATGTCCTCATTGGATAAGTTTAACTCTATTTATATGATGGCGAACTCTGGAGCGCGTGGTAACGTATCTCAGATCACACAGCTAGCTGGAATGCGTGGATTGATGGCAAACCCATCTGGACGTATCATCGAGTTACCGATCAAGTCGAACTTCCGTGAAGGTCTAACGGTATTAGAGTACTTTATCTCTACCCACGGTGCACGGAAAGGTTTGGCCGATACGGCCCTACGTACAGCGGATTCCGGTTACTTGACTCGTCGTTTGGTTGACGTTGCGCAAGACGTTATTGTGCGTGAGATTGATTGCGGAACTGACAAAGGCTTAAAGGTATCGCCAATCGTTGATGGAAAGAACAAGATCGAAGATCTTTATGACCGCATTAATGGTCGAATCTCGTTCGCTACAGTACGTCACCCTGAAACAGGCGAGATTATTATCAAGAAAAATGAACTCATTACGGAAGAGATCGCTGACATCTTAGCTAACCAAATAGATGTGGAATCCGTGCATATTCGTACGGTATTGACTTGCCGGACTCAGCATGGGGTATGTAAGCGATGCTATGGACGTAACTTGGCTACAGGTCAAGACGTAGAAATCGGAGAAGCAGTAGGTATCATTGCAGCTCAGTCTATCGGGGAACCAGGTACTCAGTTAACGATGCGTACGTTCCATACCGGAGGGGTTGCAGGAGACGATATCACGCAAGGTTTGCCGCGCATTCAGGAATTATTCGAGGCGCGTAATCCGAAGGGTCAAGCGACGATCACGGAATTTGATGGTGAAGTGATTGATGTACGTGACACGAAGGATCGTCGTGAAATCGAAGTGAAGGGACATGCGGAATCCAAGGTGTACCAGATTCCATTTGGTTCTCGTCTAAAGGTAACTCCAGGTGTTAAACTTCAAGCAGGGGATGAACTAACCGAGGGTTCTATTGATCCGAAGGAAATGTTGCGAATCAAGGGTCTTCGTGGTGTGCAGTATTATATCCTTCAAGAGGTTCAGAAGGTTTACCGTATGCAAGGGGTAGAAATCAACGATAAGCACGTTGAGGTTATGATTCGTCAGATGCTTAGAAAGATCCGTATCATTGATAGTGGTACGACCGATCTTCTGCCAGGATCCTACGTGGATATTCACGAGTATGAGGATGCAAACCGCAAGGTCTTCCGTGACGGCGGAGAGCCGGCTGTTGCTCGTCCTGTATTGCTTGGTATTACGAAGGCATCTCTTGAGACAGAATCATTCCTTTCTGCTGCATCCTTCCAAGAAACTACTCGTGTCTTAACGGATGCTGCCATTAAAGGTAAAGTTGACCGCTTGCTTGGATTGAAAGAAAATGTTATTATCGGTAAGTTGATTCCTGCAGGTACAGGGATGTCAAGATACCGTAACACACGATTGATGAATGATCAGGAGCAAGGAGAAGAGACATTAGCCGATAACCCTGATGCAAAAGAAATTGTAACAGTGGAATAA
- a CDS encoding 50S ribosomal protein L7ae-like protein has translation MSYEKVKQATQLTIGMKQTLKAVEQGMVKEVFVAKDADPKVTGKIALLCKEKNIPVEIVDSMKQLGKACGIEVGAATAAILIHE, from the coding sequence ATGTCTTATGAAAAAGTTAAACAGGCTACTCAACTGACCATTGGCATGAAGCAAACGTTAAAAGCCGTTGAGCAAGGAATGGTGAAAGAAGTCTTTGTCGCCAAGGATGCGGATCCGAAAGTAACAGGTAAGATTGCTCTGCTCTGTAAGGAGAAGAACATACCAGTTGAAATAGTTGATTCGATGAAACAGCTTGGTAAAGCATGTGGAATCGAAGTGGGAGCCGCTACGGCAGCGATTTTGATACATGAGTAA
- the rpsL gene encoding 30S ribosomal protein S12, with translation MPTINQLVRKGRERKEVKSKAPALLKSYNSMKKEHNDLASPQKRGVCTRVGTMTPKKPNSALRKYARVRLTNGIEVTAYIPGIGHNLQEHSVVLVRGGRVKDLPGVRYKIIRGALDTAGVANRQQARSRYGAKRPKAAKK, from the coding sequence ATGCCAACAATCAATCAGCTAGTACGCAAAGGTCGCGAAAGAAAAGAGGTAAAATCCAAAGCTCCTGCTCTTTTGAAGAGCTACAACAGCATGAAGAAGGAGCACAATGATTTGGCTTCTCCGCAAAAGCGTGGAGTCTGCACTCGTGTAGGTACCATGACTCCTAAGAAGCCTAACTCCGCTCTTCGTAAATATGCTCGTGTGCGCTTAACTAACGGAATCGAAGTTACTGCTTACATTCCTGGTATCGGACATAACCTTCAAGAGCACAGCGTTGTTCTTGTTCGTGGAGGCCGTGTTAAGGATCTTCCAGGGGTACGTTATAAGATCATCCGTGGTGCATTGGATACAGCTGGCGTTGCAAACCGTCAACAAGCTCGTTCTCGTTACGGCGCGAAGCGTCCTAAAGCTGCTAAGAAGTAA
- the rpsG gene encoding 30S ribosomal protein S7 yields the protein MPRKGPVTRRDVLPDPIYNSKLVTRLVNRMMVDGKKGTSQGILYGAFDVIKERTGRDPLEVFEEAMKNIMPVLEVRARRVGGANYQVPVEVRPERRTALGLRWLVQNSRNRGEKTMQERLAAELLDAANNTGASVKKREDTHKMAEANKAFAHYRW from the coding sequence ATGCCACGTAAAGGACCAGTAACCCGCAGGGACGTATTGCCTGATCCGATTTACAATAGCAAGCTAGTTACTCGTCTTGTTAACCGTATGATGGTTGACGGAAAGAAAGGAACATCTCAAGGAATCCTCTATGGTGCATTTGATGTGATTAAAGAGCGTACCGGACGCGATCCTCTAGAAGTGTTCGAAGAAGCAATGAAGAACATCATGCCTGTACTTGAAGTACGCGCTCGCCGTGTTGGTGGAGCTAACTACCAAGTTCCTGTTGAGGTAAGACCTGAGAGACGTACTGCTCTTGGACTTCGTTGGTTAGTTCAAAACTCCCGTAACCGTGGAGAGAAGACTATGCAAGAGCGTCTAGCTGCTGAACTTCTTGATGCAGCTAACAACACTGGTGCATCTGTTAAGAAGCGTGAAGACACTCACAAGATGGCTGAAGCGAACAAAGCGTTTGCTCACTATCGTTGGTAA
- the fusA gene encoding elongation factor G codes for MGREFPLLKTRNIGIMAHIDAGKTTTTERILFYTGRVHKIGEVHEGGATMDWMEQEQERGITITSAATTAQWNGHRVNIIDTPGHVDFTVEVERSLRVLDGAVGVFCAKGGVEPQSETVWRQADKYGVPRIAYVNKMDIMGADFLSAVSQMRDRLKANAVPIVLPIGAEDTFQGMVDLITMKAIIYTDDLGTTSEAREIPEDMKDLAEEWRLNLVEKVSELDEALMEKYMEGIEPTEEEIKAVLRRATCNVEITPVLCGSSYKNKGVQPMLDAVIAYLPSPLDVPAIKGVLPDSEDEVVRESDDNGPFSALAFKIMTDPYVGKLTFFRVYSGTLSSGSYVLNSTKGKRERVGRILQMHANHREEIPVVYSGDIAAAVGLKDTTTGDTLCDEKNPVILESMEFPEPVISVAIEPKTKADQDKMGIALMKLSEEDPTFKTFTDEETGQTIISGMGELHLDIIVDRMKREFKVEANVGAPQVAYKETFRGSAKVEGKFVRQSGGRGQFGHVWVEFEPLEAGAGFEFVNKIVGGVVPREYIPAVQAGIEESMKNGVLAGYPLLDVRATIVDGSYHDVDSSEMAFKVAGSLALKEAGKKCNPALLEPMMKVEVVVPEEYMGDIMGDISSRRGRIEGMEARAGAQVIRGFVPLSEMFGYATNLRSRTQGRGNYTMTFDHYEEVPKSVAEEIIKKNKGA; via the coding sequence ATGGGTCGCGAATTTCCCTTGTTAAAGACTCGTAATATCGGGATCATGGCTCACATCGATGCTGGTAAAACCACAACGACTGAGCGTATCCTGTTCTACACAGGCCGTGTTCACAAGATTGGTGAGGTTCACGAAGGTGGAGCTACCATGGACTGGATGGAGCAAGAACAAGAGCGTGGAATTACAATTACTTCTGCTGCTACAACTGCTCAATGGAATGGTCACCGAGTTAACATCATTGACACACCAGGTCACGTAGACTTCACAGTAGAGGTTGAACGTTCCCTTCGTGTACTTGATGGAGCTGTTGGTGTATTCTGCGCTAAGGGTGGAGTAGAGCCTCAATCCGAAACTGTTTGGCGTCAAGCTGACAAGTATGGTGTTCCTCGTATCGCTTACGTAAATAAGATGGATATCATGGGTGCTGACTTCTTGTCTGCTGTTAGCCAAATGCGCGATCGCTTAAAAGCTAACGCTGTACCTATCGTGTTGCCAATCGGTGCTGAAGATACTTTCCAAGGTATGGTTGACCTTATAACAATGAAGGCGATCATCTATACAGATGACCTTGGAACAACTTCTGAAGCTCGTGAGATCCCTGAGGATATGAAGGATCTAGCTGAAGAATGGCGCTTAAACCTTGTCGAGAAGGTATCTGAGCTTGATGAAGCGTTAATGGAGAAGTACATGGAAGGTATCGAACCGACTGAAGAAGAGATCAAGGCTGTTCTTCGTCGTGCGACTTGTAACGTTGAAATCACTCCAGTTCTTTGTGGATCTTCTTACAAGAACAAGGGTGTTCAACCAATGCTTGACGCCGTTATCGCCTACTTGCCATCTCCACTAGATGTACCAGCAATCAAAGGTGTTCTTCCTGATTCTGAAGATGAAGTTGTTCGTGAGTCTGATGACAATGGTCCTTTCTCCGCACTTGCTTTCAAAATCATGACTGACCCTTATGTTGGTAAATTAACCTTCTTCCGTGTTTACTCTGGAACACTTTCTTCCGGTTCTTATGTATTGAACTCTACTAAAGGTAAGCGTGAGCGTGTTGGACGTATTCTTCAGATGCATGCTAACCACCGTGAAGAAATCCCAGTAGTATACTCTGGAGATATCGCAGCAGCAGTAGGTTTAAAAGATACAACGACTGGCGACACTTTATGTGATGAGAAGAATCCTGTTATTCTTGAGTCCATGGAGTTCCCTGAGCCAGTTATCTCTGTAGCTATCGAGCCTAAGACGAAAGCTGACCAAGATAAGATGGGTATCGCTTTGATGAAGCTTTCTGAAGAGGATCCTACTTTCAAAACTTTCACTGACGAAGAAACAGGTCAAACGATCATCTCTGGTATGGGTGAGCTTCACCTTGACATTATCGTTGACCGTATGAAGCGTGAGTTTAAGGTAGAAGCTAACGTAGGTGCTCCACAGGTTGCTTACAAAGAAACCTTCCGTGGATCTGCTAAGGTTGAAGGTAAGTTCGTACGCCAATCCGGTGGTCGTGGACAATTCGGTCACGTATGGGTTGAGTTCGAGCCGCTTGAAGCTGGTGCAGGCTTTGAATTCGTTAACAAGATTGTCGGAGGGGTTGTTCCTAGAGAATACATCCCAGCTGTTCAAGCAGGTATCGAAGAATCCATGAAGAATGGTGTTCTTGCTGGATACCCTCTACTTGACGTGCGTGCGACAATCGTTGACGGAAGCTACCACGATGTTGACTCTTCTGAAATGGCGTTTAAAGTGGCTGGATCTCTAGCTCTTAAAGAAGCCGGTAAGAAGTGTAACCCAGCTCTTCTTGAGCCAATGATGAAAGTTGAAGTTGTTGTTCCTGAAGAGTACATGGGAGACATCATGGGAGACATTAGTTCTCGTCGTGGACGTATTGAAGGTATGGAAGCTCGTGCTGGTGCACAAGTAATCCGTGGATTCGTTCCTCTTTCTGAGATGTTCGGTTACGCAACTAACTTGCGTTCTCGTACACAAGGTCGTGGAAACTACACAATGACCTTCGATCACTACGAAGAAGTTCCTAAGTCTGTAGCTGAAGAAATCATTAAGAAGAACAAAGGTGCTTAA
- the tuf gene encoding elongation factor Tu, whose protein sequence is MGKAKFERNKPHVNIGTIGHVDHGKTTLTAAITTVLAQSGGATAMDYGSIDAAPEERERGITISTAHVEYETANRHYAHVDCPGHADYVKNMITGAAQMDGAILVVSAADGPMPQTREHILLSRQVGVPYIVVFMNKCDMVDDEELLELVEMEIRDLLSEYEFPGDDTPVVKGSAKEALENPTGEWAQKIHELMEAVDSYIPTPERDVDKPFLMPVEDVFSITGRGTVATGRVERGIVKVGDVVQIIGLTEEPKQTTVTGVEMFRKLLDQAQAGDNIGALLRGVTREDIERGQCLAKPGSVKPHSKFTAEVYVLSKDEGGRHTPFFANYRPQFYFRTTDVTGIIKLAEGVEMVMPGDNVTFDVELISTIAMEEGTRFAIREGGRTVGAGVVAKILE, encoded by the coding sequence ATGGGAAAAGCTAAATTCGAACGTAACAAGCCACACGTTAACATTGGTACTATCGGTCACGTTGACCACGGTAAAACTACTTTAACTGCTGCTATCACTACTGTATTGGCTCAAAGTGGTGGAGCTACAGCTATGGATTATGGTAGCATTGACGCTGCTCCTGAAGAGAGAGAGCGTGGAATCACAATCTCTACAGCACACGTTGAGTATGAGACTGCTAACCGTCACTATGCTCACGTTGACTGCCCAGGACACGCTGACTACGTTAAGAACATGATCACTGGTGCTGCACAGATGGACGGAGCGATCCTAGTAGTTTCTGCTGCTGACGGTCCTATGCCACAAACTCGTGAGCACATCCTTCTTTCTCGCCAAGTAGGTGTTCCTTACATCGTAGTATTCATGAACAAGTGCGACATGGTTGACGATGAAGAGCTTCTTGAGCTAGTTGAAATGGAAATCCGTGATCTTCTTTCTGAGTATGAGTTCCCTGGTGATGACACTCCAGTTGTTAAGGGATCTGCTAAAGAAGCTCTTGAGAACCCAACTGGTGAGTGGGCTCAAAAGATCCATGAATTAATGGAAGCTGTTGACTCTTACATCCCAACTCCTGAGCGCGATGTAGACAAGCCTTTCTTAATGCCTGTTGAGGATGTATTCTCTATCACAGGTCGTGGAACAGTTGCTACTGGTCGTGTTGAGCGTGGAATCGTTAAAGTTGGTGACGTAGTTCAAATCATCGGTTTAACTGAAGAGCCAAAGCAAACAACTGTAACTGGTGTTGAAATGTTCCGTAAGCTTCTTGACCAAGCTCAAGCTGGAGACAACATCGGAGCTCTTCTTCGTGGGGTAACTCGTGAAGACATCGAGCGTGGACAATGTTTGGCTAAGCCAGGTTCCGTTAAGCCTCACAGCAAGTTTACTGCAGAAGTTTACGTATTGTCTAAAGACGAAGGTGGACGTCACACTCCTTTCTTCGCTAACTACCGTCCTCAGTTCTACTTCCGTACAACTGACGTAACTGGAATCATCAAGTTAGCTGAAGGCGTAGAAATGGTTATGCCTGGTGACAACGTAACTTTCGACGTTGAATTGATCAGCACAATCGCTATGGAAGAAGGAACTCGCTTCGCTATTCGTGAAGGTGGACGTACTGTAGGCGCTGGCGTTGTTGCTAAAATCCTTGAGTAG
- the mnmH gene encoding tRNA 2-selenouridine(34) synthase MnmH gives MKEIDIRQAFTIEDHVFIDVRSPGEFDESHIPGAINVPIFNDEERAKVGTTYKIKGQDPAKWLGMELVSPKIPHLMQCIREVSESGKKPIIYCWRGGMRSKSVATFSEMAGLQVQRLTGGFKQYRQWIVDNLNETILPNRFIVLHGMTGVGKTMILDRLKGKGFPILDLEACAGHRGSVFGGIGAPVYNQKTFESNLYHQLEKIKGLPLVFMEAESRRIGKAVQPEFLLEAKAKGIHVVLETSVEIRAKRIYEEYVIPYKSEAQFQERVKEAVTPILKRFIPAIKDELIQHIDKEDYKNLIVLLLEQYYDPRYQHKLEEYDGPFYHVRVDDIEDTVKHLTKIILQHQRDSTLVQG, from the coding sequence ATGAAAGAAATTGATATTCGACAAGCATTTACGATTGAAGACCACGTATTCATCGACGTGAGATCACCTGGTGAGTTCGATGAATCACATATCCCAGGTGCTATTAATGTACCCATATTTAACGACGAAGAAAGAGCAAAAGTCGGAACCACGTACAAAATCAAAGGGCAAGATCCAGCTAAGTGGCTCGGCATGGAGCTCGTCTCCCCTAAGATTCCACATTTAATGCAGTGTATTAGAGAGGTTTCTGAAAGTGGGAAAAAACCCATTATCTATTGTTGGCGAGGTGGCATGAGAAGCAAGTCAGTCGCTACTTTCTCCGAGATGGCAGGGTTGCAGGTCCAGCGCCTTACAGGCGGATTTAAACAATATCGTCAGTGGATCGTGGACAACTTAAACGAAACCATACTCCCTAATCGATTTATAGTCCTCCATGGGATGACCGGTGTAGGGAAAACCATGATCTTAGATCGATTAAAAGGGAAAGGGTTTCCTATCCTTGACCTTGAAGCGTGTGCAGGACACAGAGGATCGGTATTCGGTGGGATTGGCGCACCCGTGTATAATCAAAAAACCTTTGAGTCTAATCTATACCATCAATTAGAAAAGATAAAAGGTCTCCCCCTTGTCTTCATGGAAGCTGAAAGCAGAAGAATAGGAAAAGCCGTCCAACCTGAGTTCCTATTAGAGGCAAAGGCAAAAGGCATACACGTCGTCTTGGAAACTTCCGTTGAGATTAGAGCCAAGCGTATTTACGAGGAGTATGTAATACCCTATAAGTCTGAAGCACAGTTCCAAGAACGCGTAAAAGAAGCCGTTACACCCATACTCAAGCGATTCATACCAGCAATCAAAGACGAACTAATCCAGCATATTGATAAGGAAGACTATAAAAATCTAATCGTCCTACTATTAGAACAATACTATGATCCAAGATACCAGCATAAGCTTGAAGAATATGACGGACCATTCTACCATGTACGAGTTGACGATATAGAAGATACGGTAAAGCACCTTACCAAAATTATTCTGCAACATCAGCGGGATTCAACACTAGTCCAGGGCTAG
- the selD gene encoding selenide, water dikinase SelD codes for MSEQSQIKLTSLSSKAGUGCKIGPEDLAQVLRHLPSSAEVDPNLLVGLDVPDDAGVYKLTNEIALVQTVDYFTPIVDNPRMFGQIAAANALSDVYAMGGKPLTVLNIVGFPIKKLDPSILADILKGAGEKVQEAGALIVGGHSIDDQEPKFGMAVTGTVHPDRVWTNHGAKPGDVIILTKPIGVGILTTAIKRDLLNEQEIERVTEVMAELNKKAAEVFMNYSVHACTDVTGFGLLGHAKEMASGSGVGMTLHKTQVPVLPRSYELAEQGIVPGGSKANHKWLNDCVDYGTLSESEQFLLCDAVTSGGLMVSLPEAEAQACLEALKASGIADASIIGRVTDENVGCIRVEA; via the coding sequence GTGTCAGAGCAATCTCAAATCAAGTTAACCTCTCTGTCCAGTAAAGCTGGCTGAGGATGCAAAATAGGTCCTGAAGACCTGGCGCAAGTTTTGCGTCATTTACCGAGTTCTGCAGAAGTAGATCCTAATCTCCTCGTTGGTCTTGATGTTCCTGACGATGCTGGAGTATACAAATTAACGAATGAAATTGCTCTAGTTCAAACTGTAGATTATTTTACACCCATTGTAGATAATCCACGTATGTTTGGTCAAATCGCCGCTGCGAATGCGTTAAGCGATGTTTACGCAATGGGAGGTAAGCCCCTTACTGTTCTTAATATTGTAGGCTTCCCTATTAAGAAACTTGATCCTTCGATCCTAGCTGATATTTTAAAGGGAGCTGGGGAGAAAGTCCAGGAAGCAGGCGCTCTTATTGTTGGAGGCCATTCTATTGATGACCAAGAACCGAAGTTTGGTATGGCTGTGACAGGAACCGTCCATCCGGATCGAGTTTGGACAAACCATGGAGCCAAGCCTGGCGATGTGATTATTTTGACCAAACCAATTGGGGTAGGTATTCTAACCACAGCGATCAAGAGAGACTTGCTCAATGAGCAAGAGATTGAGCGCGTGACGGAAGTCATGGCTGAGCTGAATAAGAAGGCTGCTGAAGTCTTTATGAATTATTCTGTCCATGCTTGTACGGATGTAACGGGATTCGGGCTTTTGGGTCACGCAAAGGAAATGGCGTCAGGCAGTGGAGTAGGGATGACACTGCATAAGACACAGGTTCCTGTACTCCCTAGATCCTATGAATTGGCTGAGCAAGGAATTGTACCTGGTGGTTCGAAGGCGAATCATAAGTGGCTGAATGATTGTGTAGACTACGGTACCTTGTCCGAATCTGAGCAATTTTTACTCTGTGATGCGGTGACCTCAGGTGGGTTAATGGTGAGTCTCCCTGAAGCTGAAGCACAAGCTTGTTTAGAGGCGTTAAAAGCCAGTGGAATTGCTGATGCCAGTATCATAGGAAGGGTAACAGATGAAAATGTAGGATGTATCCGAGTTGAGGCTTAA